The following are from one region of the Scylla paramamosain isolate STU-SP2022 chromosome 23, ASM3559412v1, whole genome shotgun sequence genome:
- the LOC135112002 gene encoding hrp65 protein-like isoform X2: protein MAMEAQAQSKNLENVKKEPQTPKANENSDNANSFRGGGRGGRGGFRGNRGGGGGPGGGRGGGPGSVQTSTPVPGGIGSLGATNQGIPGGIGSLEGGRGGAHNVGRGGAHHANSTPGHAPNSNAANNADARPDHHRGGGGGGGYYRGGRGGRGRGGGGGGGGYGGDRGDRGQVGKRPPLAGLKDRIIERLKQLAGPLIDLPPREETVRKFSNHCRLWVGNLPLDIKEDDVRELFKPFGEYDEVYFDKNKGFAFVRMDYKSNAEKARQELHMKDYKGRQLKIRFSSPGTALKIRNLSTWVTNELLEKAFSVFGELEKAIVITDERGRATGDGIVEFCKKPSANLALKKCNEGCFFMVASPRPVIVEQMALVDDNEGMSEININKRNPEYVKERQQGPRFAHPGSFEYEYGLKWKQLYELFDKKRDALEKELQDEKRKLEEQIEYAKYEHETEMLREQLRQREEMNQRTKSDYEARQREWEEHRRTEEERQRRQEEELSQKFRQQEEELRRRQEENRLFMQERANDLMKNENSQDSFGSSGYPGNEGSNWRRNSDGYRSQGGSSWRGGGSDNWGRSGMGSRGGTGSSGMGSSWDSSWDGRPDPWQSDNRSGYQRGGNENELPPPPTANHASPSIRIPSRGEEKEAQDTTKLGWRCTVWQSWWAEVRQPHSRACCYFTDHLNMTKGQPVFLCMYQFFY from the exons ATGGCTATGGAGGCACAGGCTCAATCTAAGAACCTTGAGAACGTCAAGAAAGAGCCGCAGACACCCAAGGCCAATGAAAACAGTGATAACGCCAACAGTTTCCGTGGCGGCGGGCGAGGCGGCAGAGGAGGATTCCGGGGAAACcggggtggcggcggcggccctGGCGGCGGCAGGGGCGGCGGGCCCGGCTCCGTGCAGACCTCCACTCCGGTCCCCGGAGGCATTGGTAGTCTGGGCGCCACCAATCAGGGCATCCCTGGCGGCATAGGATCTCTTGAAGGGGGTCGCGGCGGCGCCCACAATGTCGGGCGTGGCGGCGCCCACCACGCCAACAGCACCCCAGGCCACGCTCCCAACAGCAACGCCGCCAACAATGCCGACGCCAGACCGGATCACCaccggggcggcggcggcggcggcggctacTACAGGGGCGGCCGAGGGGGTCGAGGGcgtggaggaggcggcggcggcggcggctacgGCGGCGACAGGGGCGACCGAGGACAG GTGGGGAAGCGGCCTCCACTGGCTGGTCTGAAG GACAGAATTATTGAGAGACTGAAGCAGTTGGCTGGACCACTGATTGACTTGCCACCTCGTGAGGAGACTGTCCGTAAGTTCTCTAACCACTGTAGATTGTGGGTGGGCAACCTGCCATTGGACATAAAGGAGGATGACGTCAGAGAGCTGTTTAAGCCTTTTGGAGAATATGATGAAGTGTATTTTGACAAGAACAAGGGATTTGCCTTTGTTCGTATG GACTACAAAAGCAATGCAGAAAAAGCCCGCCAGGAGCTCCACATGAAGGATTATAAGGGCCGGCAGCTAAAGATACGCTTCTCATCTCCTGGCACGGCACTCAAGATCCGCAATCTTTCTACGTGGGTTACTAATGAGCTCCTGGAGAAGGCCTTCTCG GTATTTGGTGAGTTGGAGAAAGCCATTGTCATCACTGACGAGAGGGGGAGAGCCACTGGAGATGGCATCGTGGAGTTCTGCAAGAAACCCTCAGCCAACCTGGCTTTGAAGAAATGTAATGAGGGTTGCTTCTTCATGGTTGC gtCACCACGTCCTGTTATTGTGGAGCAAATGGCTCTTGTTGATGACAATGAGGGCATGAGCGAAATAAATATCAACAAACGTAACCCAGAGTATGTGAAGGAGAGACAGCAGGGTCCTCGTTTTGCCCATCCCGGCTCCTTCGAATATGA GTATGGCCTTAAGTGGAAACAGTTGTACGAGCTATTTGACAAGAAACGGGATGCGCTTGAAAAGGAGCTccaggatgagaagaggaagttgGAAGAGCAAATTGAATATGCCAAATATGAACATGAGACAGAAATGCTCCGTGAAC AGTTGAggcagagagaagaaatgaaccAGAGGACTAAATCTGATTACGAGGCAAGACAGCGTGAATGGGAGGAACACCGTCGCACTGAAGAGGAAAGACAGcgccggcaggaggaggaacttTCCCAGAAGTTCCGGcaacaggaagaggagctgAGGCGTCGGCAGGAGGAGAACAGGCTTTTCATGCAG GAGCGTGCCAATGACTTGATGAAGAATGAGAACAGTCAAGATAGCTTTGGAAGCAGTGGATATCCAGGCAATGAGGGCAGTAACTGGCGCCGCAACAGTGATGGTTACAGGTCTCAGGGAGGCAGCAGttggcgtggtggtggcagtgacaaTTGGGGCCGTTCAGGCATGGGGAGCCGAGGGGGCACTGGCTCCTCTGGCATGGGTAGCAGCTGGGACAGTAGCTGGGATGGCCGTCCAGACCCTTGGCAGAGTGACA ATCGGAGTGGTTATCAGCGTGGAGGCAATGAGAATGAGCTGCCCCCTCCCCCG ACCGCCAACCATGCTAGTCCCTCCATTCGCATCCCAagcagaggggaagagaaagaggcacaAGACACAACTAAG TTAGGCTGGAGGTGTACGGTATGGCAGTCCTGGTGGGCTGAGGTGCGGCAGCCTCACTCCCGTGCATGCTGTTACTTTACAGATCACTTAAACATGACAAAAGGACAACCAgtgtttttatgtatgtatcagtttttttattaa
- the LOC135112002 gene encoding hrp65 protein-like isoform X7, which translates to MAMEAQAQSKNLENVKKEPQTPKANENSDNANSFRGGGRGGRGGFRGNRGGGGGPGGGRGGGPGSVQTSTPVPGGIGSLGATNQGIPGGIGSLEGGRGGAHNVGRGGAHHANSTPGHAPNSNAANNADARPDHHRGGGGGGGYYRGGRGGRGRGGGGGGGGYGGDRGDRGQVGKRPPLAGLKDRIIERLKQLAGPLIDLPPREETVRKFSNHCRLWVGNLPLDIKEDDVRELFKPFGEYDEVYFDKNKGFAFVRMDYKSNAEKARQELHMKDYKGRQLKIRFSSPGTALKIRNLSTWVTNELLEKAFSVFGELEKAIVITDERGRATGDGIVEFCKKPSANLALKKCNEGCFFMVASPRPVIVEQMALVDDNEGMSEININKRNPEYVKERQQGPRFAHPGSFEYEYGLKWKQLYELFDKKRDALEKELQDEKRKLEEQIEYAKYEHETEMLREQLRQREEMNQRTKSDYEARQREWEEHRRTEEERQRRQEEELSQKFRQQEEELRRRQEENRLFMQERANDLMKNENSQDSFGSSGYPGNEGSNWRRNSDGYRSQGGSSWRGGGSDNWGRSGMGSRGGTGSSGMGSSWDSSWDGRPDPWQSDNRSGYQRGGNENELPPPPTANHASPSIRIPSRGEEKEAQDTTKVTYYRGRNAGYRRGNRLGLVT; encoded by the exons ATGGCTATGGAGGCACAGGCTCAATCTAAGAACCTTGAGAACGTCAAGAAAGAGCCGCAGACACCCAAGGCCAATGAAAACAGTGATAACGCCAACAGTTTCCGTGGCGGCGGGCGAGGCGGCAGAGGAGGATTCCGGGGAAACcggggtggcggcggcggccctGGCGGCGGCAGGGGCGGCGGGCCCGGCTCCGTGCAGACCTCCACTCCGGTCCCCGGAGGCATTGGTAGTCTGGGCGCCACCAATCAGGGCATCCCTGGCGGCATAGGATCTCTTGAAGGGGGTCGCGGCGGCGCCCACAATGTCGGGCGTGGCGGCGCCCACCACGCCAACAGCACCCCAGGCCACGCTCCCAACAGCAACGCCGCCAACAATGCCGACGCCAGACCGGATCACCaccggggcggcggcggcggcggcggctacTACAGGGGCGGCCGAGGGGGTCGAGGGcgtggaggaggcggcggcggcggcggctacgGCGGCGACAGGGGCGACCGAGGACAG GTGGGGAAGCGGCCTCCACTGGCTGGTCTGAAG GACAGAATTATTGAGAGACTGAAGCAGTTGGCTGGACCACTGATTGACTTGCCACCTCGTGAGGAGACTGTCCGTAAGTTCTCTAACCACTGTAGATTGTGGGTGGGCAACCTGCCATTGGACATAAAGGAGGATGACGTCAGAGAGCTGTTTAAGCCTTTTGGAGAATATGATGAAGTGTATTTTGACAAGAACAAGGGATTTGCCTTTGTTCGTATG GACTACAAAAGCAATGCAGAAAAAGCCCGCCAGGAGCTCCACATGAAGGATTATAAGGGCCGGCAGCTAAAGATACGCTTCTCATCTCCTGGCACGGCACTCAAGATCCGCAATCTTTCTACGTGGGTTACTAATGAGCTCCTGGAGAAGGCCTTCTCG GTATTTGGTGAGTTGGAGAAAGCCATTGTCATCACTGACGAGAGGGGGAGAGCCACTGGAGATGGCATCGTGGAGTTCTGCAAGAAACCCTCAGCCAACCTGGCTTTGAAGAAATGTAATGAGGGTTGCTTCTTCATGGTTGC gtCACCACGTCCTGTTATTGTGGAGCAAATGGCTCTTGTTGATGACAATGAGGGCATGAGCGAAATAAATATCAACAAACGTAACCCAGAGTATGTGAAGGAGAGACAGCAGGGTCCTCGTTTTGCCCATCCCGGCTCCTTCGAATATGA GTATGGCCTTAAGTGGAAACAGTTGTACGAGCTATTTGACAAGAAACGGGATGCGCTTGAAAAGGAGCTccaggatgagaagaggaagttgGAAGAGCAAATTGAATATGCCAAATATGAACATGAGACAGAAATGCTCCGTGAAC AGTTGAggcagagagaagaaatgaaccAGAGGACTAAATCTGATTACGAGGCAAGACAGCGTGAATGGGAGGAACACCGTCGCACTGAAGAGGAAAGACAGcgccggcaggaggaggaacttTCCCAGAAGTTCCGGcaacaggaagaggagctgAGGCGTCGGCAGGAGGAGAACAGGCTTTTCATGCAG GAGCGTGCCAATGACTTGATGAAGAATGAGAACAGTCAAGATAGCTTTGGAAGCAGTGGATATCCAGGCAATGAGGGCAGTAACTGGCGCCGCAACAGTGATGGTTACAGGTCTCAGGGAGGCAGCAGttggcgtggtggtggcagtgacaaTTGGGGCCGTTCAGGCATGGGGAGCCGAGGGGGCACTGGCTCCTCTGGCATGGGTAGCAGCTGGGACAGTAGCTGGGATGGCCGTCCAGACCCTTGGCAGAGTGACA ATCGGAGTGGTTATCAGCGTGGAGGCAATGAGAATGAGCTGCCCCCTCCCCCG ACCGCCAACCATGCTAGTCCCTCCATTCGCATCCCAagcagaggggaagagaaagaggcacaAGACACAACTAAG
- the LOC135112002 gene encoding hrp65 protein-like isoform X5, whose product MAMEAQAQSKNLENVKKEPQTPKANENSDNANSFRGGGRGGRGGFRGNRGGGGGPGGGRGGGPGSVQTSTPVPGGIGSLGATNQGIPGGIGSLEGGRGGAHNVGRGGAHHANSTPGHAPNSNAANNADARPDHHRGGGGGGGYYRGGRGGRGRGGGGGGGGYGGDRGDRGQVGKRPPLAGLKDRIIERLKQLAGPLIDLPPREETVRKFSNHCRLWVGNLPLDIKEDDVRELFKPFGEYDEVYFDKNKGFAFVRMDYKSNAEKARQELHMKDYKGRQLKIRFSSPGTALKIRNLSTWVTNELLEKAFSVFGELEKAIVITDERGRATGDGIVEFCKKPSANLALKKCNEGCFFMVASPRPVIVEQMALVDDNEGMSEININKRNPEYVKERQQGPRFAHPGSFEYEYGLKWKQLYELFDKKRDALEKELQDEKRKLEEQIEYAKYEHETEMLREQLRQREEMNQRTKSDYEARQREWEEHRRTEEERQRRQEEELSQKFRQQEEELRRRQEENRLFMQERANDLMKNENSQDSFGSSGYPGNEGSNWRRNSDGYRSQGGSSWRGGGSDNWGRSGMGSRGGTGSSGMGSSWDSSWDGRPDPWQSDNRSGYQRGGNENELPPPPTANHASPSIRIPSRGEEKEAQDTTKRKGERQPRQVTYYRGRNAGYRRGNRLGLVT is encoded by the exons ATGGCTATGGAGGCACAGGCTCAATCTAAGAACCTTGAGAACGTCAAGAAAGAGCCGCAGACACCCAAGGCCAATGAAAACAGTGATAACGCCAACAGTTTCCGTGGCGGCGGGCGAGGCGGCAGAGGAGGATTCCGGGGAAACcggggtggcggcggcggccctGGCGGCGGCAGGGGCGGCGGGCCCGGCTCCGTGCAGACCTCCACTCCGGTCCCCGGAGGCATTGGTAGTCTGGGCGCCACCAATCAGGGCATCCCTGGCGGCATAGGATCTCTTGAAGGGGGTCGCGGCGGCGCCCACAATGTCGGGCGTGGCGGCGCCCACCACGCCAACAGCACCCCAGGCCACGCTCCCAACAGCAACGCCGCCAACAATGCCGACGCCAGACCGGATCACCaccggggcggcggcggcggcggcggctacTACAGGGGCGGCCGAGGGGGTCGAGGGcgtggaggaggcggcggcggcggcggctacgGCGGCGACAGGGGCGACCGAGGACAG GTGGGGAAGCGGCCTCCACTGGCTGGTCTGAAG GACAGAATTATTGAGAGACTGAAGCAGTTGGCTGGACCACTGATTGACTTGCCACCTCGTGAGGAGACTGTCCGTAAGTTCTCTAACCACTGTAGATTGTGGGTGGGCAACCTGCCATTGGACATAAAGGAGGATGACGTCAGAGAGCTGTTTAAGCCTTTTGGAGAATATGATGAAGTGTATTTTGACAAGAACAAGGGATTTGCCTTTGTTCGTATG GACTACAAAAGCAATGCAGAAAAAGCCCGCCAGGAGCTCCACATGAAGGATTATAAGGGCCGGCAGCTAAAGATACGCTTCTCATCTCCTGGCACGGCACTCAAGATCCGCAATCTTTCTACGTGGGTTACTAATGAGCTCCTGGAGAAGGCCTTCTCG GTATTTGGTGAGTTGGAGAAAGCCATTGTCATCACTGACGAGAGGGGGAGAGCCACTGGAGATGGCATCGTGGAGTTCTGCAAGAAACCCTCAGCCAACCTGGCTTTGAAGAAATGTAATGAGGGTTGCTTCTTCATGGTTGC gtCACCACGTCCTGTTATTGTGGAGCAAATGGCTCTTGTTGATGACAATGAGGGCATGAGCGAAATAAATATCAACAAACGTAACCCAGAGTATGTGAAGGAGAGACAGCAGGGTCCTCGTTTTGCCCATCCCGGCTCCTTCGAATATGA GTATGGCCTTAAGTGGAAACAGTTGTACGAGCTATTTGACAAGAAACGGGATGCGCTTGAAAAGGAGCTccaggatgagaagaggaagttgGAAGAGCAAATTGAATATGCCAAATATGAACATGAGACAGAAATGCTCCGTGAAC AGTTGAggcagagagaagaaatgaaccAGAGGACTAAATCTGATTACGAGGCAAGACAGCGTGAATGGGAGGAACACCGTCGCACTGAAGAGGAAAGACAGcgccggcaggaggaggaacttTCCCAGAAGTTCCGGcaacaggaagaggagctgAGGCGTCGGCAGGAGGAGAACAGGCTTTTCATGCAG GAGCGTGCCAATGACTTGATGAAGAATGAGAACAGTCAAGATAGCTTTGGAAGCAGTGGATATCCAGGCAATGAGGGCAGTAACTGGCGCCGCAACAGTGATGGTTACAGGTCTCAGGGAGGCAGCAGttggcgtggtggtggcagtgacaaTTGGGGCCGTTCAGGCATGGGGAGCCGAGGGGGCACTGGCTCCTCTGGCATGGGTAGCAGCTGGGACAGTAGCTGGGATGGCCGTCCAGACCCTTGGCAGAGTGACA ATCGGAGTGGTTATCAGCGTGGAGGCAATGAGAATGAGCTGCCCCCTCCCCCG ACCGCCAACCATGCTAGTCCCTCCATTCGCATCCCAagcagaggggaagagaaagaggcacaAGACACAACTAAG
- the LOC135112002 gene encoding hrp65 protein-like isoform X9, whose protein sequence is MAMEAQAQSKNLENVKKEPQTPKANENSDNANSFRGGGRGGRGGFRGNRGGGGGPGGGRGGGPGSVQTSTPVPGGIGSLGATNQGIPGGIGSLEGGRGGAHNVGRGGAHHANSTPGHAPNSNAANNADARPDHHRGGGGGGGYYRGGRGGRGRGGGGGGGGYGGDRGDRGQVGKRPPLAGLKDRIIERLKQLAGPLIDLPPREETVRKFSNHCRLWVGNLPLDIKEDDVRELFKPFGEYDEVYFDKNKGFAFVRMDYKSNAEKARQELHMKDYKGRQLKIRFSSPGTALKIRNLSTWVTNELLEKAFSVFGELEKAIVITDERGRATGDGIVEFCKKPSANLALKKCNEGCFFMVASPRPVIVEQMALVDDNEGMSEININKRNPEYVKERQQGPRFAHPGSFEYEYGLKWKQLYELFDKKRDALEKELQDEKRKLEEQIEYAKYEHETEMLREQLRQREEMNQRTKSDYEARQREWEEHRRTEEERQRRQEEELSQKFRQQEEELRRRQEENRLFMQERANDLMKNENSQDSFGSSGYPGNEGSNWRRNSDGYRSQGGSSWRGGGSDNWGRSGMGSRGGTGSSGMGSSWDSSWDGRPDPWQSDNRSGYQRGGNENELPPPPRKGERQPRQVTYYRGRNAGYRRGNRLGLVT, encoded by the exons ATGGCTATGGAGGCACAGGCTCAATCTAAGAACCTTGAGAACGTCAAGAAAGAGCCGCAGACACCCAAGGCCAATGAAAACAGTGATAACGCCAACAGTTTCCGTGGCGGCGGGCGAGGCGGCAGAGGAGGATTCCGGGGAAACcggggtggcggcggcggccctGGCGGCGGCAGGGGCGGCGGGCCCGGCTCCGTGCAGACCTCCACTCCGGTCCCCGGAGGCATTGGTAGTCTGGGCGCCACCAATCAGGGCATCCCTGGCGGCATAGGATCTCTTGAAGGGGGTCGCGGCGGCGCCCACAATGTCGGGCGTGGCGGCGCCCACCACGCCAACAGCACCCCAGGCCACGCTCCCAACAGCAACGCCGCCAACAATGCCGACGCCAGACCGGATCACCaccggggcggcggcggcggcggcggctacTACAGGGGCGGCCGAGGGGGTCGAGGGcgtggaggaggcggcggcggcggcggctacgGCGGCGACAGGGGCGACCGAGGACAG GTGGGGAAGCGGCCTCCACTGGCTGGTCTGAAG GACAGAATTATTGAGAGACTGAAGCAGTTGGCTGGACCACTGATTGACTTGCCACCTCGTGAGGAGACTGTCCGTAAGTTCTCTAACCACTGTAGATTGTGGGTGGGCAACCTGCCATTGGACATAAAGGAGGATGACGTCAGAGAGCTGTTTAAGCCTTTTGGAGAATATGATGAAGTGTATTTTGACAAGAACAAGGGATTTGCCTTTGTTCGTATG GACTACAAAAGCAATGCAGAAAAAGCCCGCCAGGAGCTCCACATGAAGGATTATAAGGGCCGGCAGCTAAAGATACGCTTCTCATCTCCTGGCACGGCACTCAAGATCCGCAATCTTTCTACGTGGGTTACTAATGAGCTCCTGGAGAAGGCCTTCTCG GTATTTGGTGAGTTGGAGAAAGCCATTGTCATCACTGACGAGAGGGGGAGAGCCACTGGAGATGGCATCGTGGAGTTCTGCAAGAAACCCTCAGCCAACCTGGCTTTGAAGAAATGTAATGAGGGTTGCTTCTTCATGGTTGC gtCACCACGTCCTGTTATTGTGGAGCAAATGGCTCTTGTTGATGACAATGAGGGCATGAGCGAAATAAATATCAACAAACGTAACCCAGAGTATGTGAAGGAGAGACAGCAGGGTCCTCGTTTTGCCCATCCCGGCTCCTTCGAATATGA GTATGGCCTTAAGTGGAAACAGTTGTACGAGCTATTTGACAAGAAACGGGATGCGCTTGAAAAGGAGCTccaggatgagaagaggaagttgGAAGAGCAAATTGAATATGCCAAATATGAACATGAGACAGAAATGCTCCGTGAAC AGTTGAggcagagagaagaaatgaaccAGAGGACTAAATCTGATTACGAGGCAAGACAGCGTGAATGGGAGGAACACCGTCGCACTGAAGAGGAAAGACAGcgccggcaggaggaggaacttTCCCAGAAGTTCCGGcaacaggaagaggagctgAGGCGTCGGCAGGAGGAGAACAGGCTTTTCATGCAG GAGCGTGCCAATGACTTGATGAAGAATGAGAACAGTCAAGATAGCTTTGGAAGCAGTGGATATCCAGGCAATGAGGGCAGTAACTGGCGCCGCAACAGTGATGGTTACAGGTCTCAGGGAGGCAGCAGttggcgtggtggtggcagtgacaaTTGGGGCCGTTCAGGCATGGGGAGCCGAGGGGGCACTGGCTCCTCTGGCATGGGTAGCAGCTGGGACAGTAGCTGGGATGGCCGTCCAGACCCTTGGCAGAGTGACA ATCGGAGTGGTTATCAGCGTGGAGGCAATGAGAATGAGCTGCCCCCTCCCCCG
- the LOC135112002 gene encoding hrp65 protein-like isoform X10 yields MAMEAQAQSKNLENVKKEPQTPKANENSDNANSFRGGGRGGRGGFRGNRGGGGGPGGGRGGGPGSVQTSTPVPGGIGSLGATNQGIPGGIGSLEGGRGGAHNVGRGGAHHANSTPGHAPNSNAANNADARPDHHRGGGGGGGYYRGGRGGRGRGGGGGGGGYGGDRGDRGQVGKRPPLAGLKDRIIERLKQLAGPLIDLPPREETVRKFSNHCRLWVGNLPLDIKEDDVRELFKPFGEYDEVYFDKNKGFAFVRMDYKSNAEKARQELHMKDYKGRQLKIRFSSPGTALKIRNLSTWVTNELLEKAFSVFGELEKAIVITDERGRATGDGIVEFCKKPSANLALKKCNEGCFFMVASPRPVIVEQMALVDDNEGMSEININKRNPEYVKERQQGPRFAHPGSFEYEYGLKWKQLYELFDKKRDALEKELQDEKRKLEEQIEYAKYEHETEMLREQLRQREEMNQRTKSDYEARQREWEEHRRTEEERQRRQEEELSQKFRQQEEELRRRQEENRLFMQERANDLMKNENSQDSFGSSGYPGNEGSNWRRNSDGYRSQGGSSWRGGGSDNWGRSGMGSRGGTGSSGMGSSWDSSWDGRPDPWQSDNRSGYQRGGNENELPPPPVTYYRGRNAGYRRGNRLGLVT; encoded by the exons ATGGCTATGGAGGCACAGGCTCAATCTAAGAACCTTGAGAACGTCAAGAAAGAGCCGCAGACACCCAAGGCCAATGAAAACAGTGATAACGCCAACAGTTTCCGTGGCGGCGGGCGAGGCGGCAGAGGAGGATTCCGGGGAAACcggggtggcggcggcggccctGGCGGCGGCAGGGGCGGCGGGCCCGGCTCCGTGCAGACCTCCACTCCGGTCCCCGGAGGCATTGGTAGTCTGGGCGCCACCAATCAGGGCATCCCTGGCGGCATAGGATCTCTTGAAGGGGGTCGCGGCGGCGCCCACAATGTCGGGCGTGGCGGCGCCCACCACGCCAACAGCACCCCAGGCCACGCTCCCAACAGCAACGCCGCCAACAATGCCGACGCCAGACCGGATCACCaccggggcggcggcggcggcggcggctacTACAGGGGCGGCCGAGGGGGTCGAGGGcgtggaggaggcggcggcggcggcggctacgGCGGCGACAGGGGCGACCGAGGACAG GTGGGGAAGCGGCCTCCACTGGCTGGTCTGAAG GACAGAATTATTGAGAGACTGAAGCAGTTGGCTGGACCACTGATTGACTTGCCACCTCGTGAGGAGACTGTCCGTAAGTTCTCTAACCACTGTAGATTGTGGGTGGGCAACCTGCCATTGGACATAAAGGAGGATGACGTCAGAGAGCTGTTTAAGCCTTTTGGAGAATATGATGAAGTGTATTTTGACAAGAACAAGGGATTTGCCTTTGTTCGTATG GACTACAAAAGCAATGCAGAAAAAGCCCGCCAGGAGCTCCACATGAAGGATTATAAGGGCCGGCAGCTAAAGATACGCTTCTCATCTCCTGGCACGGCACTCAAGATCCGCAATCTTTCTACGTGGGTTACTAATGAGCTCCTGGAGAAGGCCTTCTCG GTATTTGGTGAGTTGGAGAAAGCCATTGTCATCACTGACGAGAGGGGGAGAGCCACTGGAGATGGCATCGTGGAGTTCTGCAAGAAACCCTCAGCCAACCTGGCTTTGAAGAAATGTAATGAGGGTTGCTTCTTCATGGTTGC gtCACCACGTCCTGTTATTGTGGAGCAAATGGCTCTTGTTGATGACAATGAGGGCATGAGCGAAATAAATATCAACAAACGTAACCCAGAGTATGTGAAGGAGAGACAGCAGGGTCCTCGTTTTGCCCATCCCGGCTCCTTCGAATATGA GTATGGCCTTAAGTGGAAACAGTTGTACGAGCTATTTGACAAGAAACGGGATGCGCTTGAAAAGGAGCTccaggatgagaagaggaagttgGAAGAGCAAATTGAATATGCCAAATATGAACATGAGACAGAAATGCTCCGTGAAC AGTTGAggcagagagaagaaatgaaccAGAGGACTAAATCTGATTACGAGGCAAGACAGCGTGAATGGGAGGAACACCGTCGCACTGAAGAGGAAAGACAGcgccggcaggaggaggaacttTCCCAGAAGTTCCGGcaacaggaagaggagctgAGGCGTCGGCAGGAGGAGAACAGGCTTTTCATGCAG GAGCGTGCCAATGACTTGATGAAGAATGAGAACAGTCAAGATAGCTTTGGAAGCAGTGGATATCCAGGCAATGAGGGCAGTAACTGGCGCCGCAACAGTGATGGTTACAGGTCTCAGGGAGGCAGCAGttggcgtggtggtggcagtgacaaTTGGGGCCGTTCAGGCATGGGGAGCCGAGGGGGCACTGGCTCCTCTGGCATGGGTAGCAGCTGGGACAGTAGCTGGGATGGCCGTCCAGACCCTTGGCAGAGTGACA ATCGGAGTGGTTATCAGCGTGGAGGCAATGAGAATGAGCTGCCCCCTCCCCCG